In the bacterium SCSIO 12741 genome, TGATGGCTTCCTTAAATTCAATGATTTGAGCCTCCGGAAGAGTCCATTTTCCAGGAGATGATTGGTTTAATAGCTCCAATAAATAGCTGTTGTAGGCACCGCCTCCTGTGACCAGAATGGAATCTAATTCGTACGCTTCTGCCACCCGCTTGAGTTGCCGAAAAATGTGCTGGGTCATGGTGGCAATGGCCTCTTCAGGTTTTAGGTCGAAGGAATCGATGAGCGGAAAAATCCATTTTTCAACCCATTCTCTGCCGAGCGATTTGGGAGGAGCGCTGGTATAGTAGGGTAATGATTCTAACTGGTCAAGCAGAGCTTCATTGACCGAATGTCGCCGGGCAATTTCTCCCGATTTGTCATAAGGTAGGCCCAGTTTTCGGGCATAGTGGTTAAGTACATAATTGGCCGGACAAATGTCGAAAGCCAAGCGTTGCCCCTTTCTTGAAAAACCAATATTGGCAAATCCTCCGAGATTAAGGCAGGCCTCATAGGAAGAAAATAGATCTCGATCGCCGATGGGAACCAATGGAGCCCCTTGTCCGCCAAGTGATACATCCTTACTCCTAAAATCGGCAACGGTTTGCATGCCGGTTATTCGAGCTATTTCTTGACCACAGCCGGCTTGAAACGTATACCCCAGGTCGGGTCGGTGAAACAACGTATGCCCATGGGACGCGATTAAGTCAACGGACCGATTGCCTAAAAAAGCCTGTGCTTGTTGTCCAAGATATCGACCAAACTCCTTGTGATATTGCCAGAGTTTTTCCCCATTGTATTGCTCCATTTGCCGCAGTTGTGTCAACCAGTATTCCGGGTAGGGAATGGTTTGGCAGGATAAGAGCTGAAAGGAAGATTTTGAAGGATCGTTATCAATTTGGACCAGGGCAAGATCTAACCCGTCCAGGGAGGTTCCGGACATCATGCCCAAAACAATCTTGGATTTGCTGGAAGTAGGCATTAACTGCGACAAGGATAGTAATTTATCGCGACAAAAAGATACCTTTGCGCCTCGAAAAAAATAGACTTCAAGGTATGGATTTTCAATTAACAGAAGAGCAATTAGCGGTTAGAGAAGCAGCCAGAGATTTTACCCAAAATGTTTTGGCTCCCGGAGTGATTGAGAGAGACGAGAAAATGGAATTCCCAGCCGAGCAAATCCGTCAGTTAGGCGAGCTTGGATTTTTGGGAATGATGGTCGATCCCCAATATGGTGGGGGCGGAATGGACGCTCTTTCTTACGCAATTGCGATGGAGGAATTTTCTAAAATGGATGCCTCTTCTTCTGTTTGTGTGTCTGTATGTAACTCTTTGGTGAACTACGGCCTTGAGCAGTATGGAACGGAAGAGCAAAAGCAAAAGTACCTGGCGCCAATTGCACGAGGTGAAAAAATCGGTGCGTTCTGTCTTTCTGAGCCAGAAGCTGGATCTGATGCTACTTCACAGCGTACTACCGCCATCGACATGGGAGATTACTACCTGTTGAATGGAACTAAAAACTGGATTACAAACGGAAACTCTGCATCTACTTACTTGGTAATTGCCCAAACAGATGCTGATAAAGGTCACCACGGTATCAATGCCTTCATCGTTGAAAAAGGAATGGAAGGTTTTGTAGTGGGAGCCAAGGAAAACAAAATGGGAATCCGTGCTTCCGATACGCATACCTTGTTGTTTAACGACGTAAAGGTTCCTAAAGAGAATAGAATTGGTGAAGATGGATTTGGATTCAAATTCGCTATGAAAACCTTGGAAGGTGGTCGTATTGGAATCGCTGCCCAAGCTTTGGGAATTGCACAAGGTGCTTTTGAATTGGCTACTGCCTATGCCAAGGAAAGAAAAGCTTTCGGAAAAGAAATTGGAAAGCACCAAGCCATTCAATTTAAGTTGGCTGATATGGCTACTTCTATTGAAGCCGCTCGTTTGTTGGTTTACCGTGCCGCTTGGATGAAAGATCAAGGCCTTCCTTACGGACACGCCAGTGCAATGGCTAAGTTGTTCGCTTCACAAGTTGCAATGGAAGTAACGGTAGAAGCTGTTCAGGTTCACGGTGGATACGGATACGTTAAAGAATACCACGTTGAGCGTTTGATGCGTGATGCGAAGATTACTCAGATCTACGAAGGAACTTCCGAAGTTCAGAAAATCGTAGTTGGAAGAGGAGTTCTTAAAGACTAGGAGAATTTTAAATCTTAAGGATAAACTCTAAATTTTTAATCTTTTTAGAGTACTTGAAGCGGGCTTTGGCCCGCTTTTTTTGTTCCTATTAAGATTTAAGATTTTGCCTTAAGATTTATGATTGATCAGTACAGATAATGCTGATAAGGATATTTTTCCTCATAAACCTTTTGCACTTCTCGGTAGAGAATTTTACGGAACTCGTCCCAGTTTTTCTTTTCCTTGGCGGAGATGAATACGGCGTGAACATTCTCACGAGCCATCCAGGTACGTTTTAGTTCAGAGAGCGCTACGTTTTGTTTGGTATTCGCGGTATAATCAAACTCTCCATCTTCCATTTGACGATATTGATCAATCTTATTAAAGAGGAGTAGAGTAGGCTTATTTTCAGCACCAAGTTCGGTCAAGGTCTGGTTCACCACACGGATGTGATCTTCAAACCGCGGATGGGATATATCCACCACATGGATCAAAATGTCAGACTCACGGGCTTCATCCAGGGTAGATTTAAAAGACTCTACCAATTGGTGAGGTAATTTGCGAATAAATCCTACCGTGTCAGAGAGCAGGAAGGGGAGATTCTCGATCACCACCTTTCTTACTGTAGTATCCAGTGTAGCAAAAAGCTTGTTCTCTGCCAATACATTCGACTTACTCAAGCGATTCATAATGGTCGACTTACCCACGTTGGTGTACCCAATCAAGGAAACCCGGGCCATTTTTTGCCGGTTTTTACGCTGAACTGCATTCTGCTTATCGATCGCCTTGAGCTTTTCTTCAAGCAGAGTGATCTTTTTGCGAATGATCCTACGGTCGGTTTCAATTTCTTTTTCTCCTGATCCACCCCGAGTGCTGGTTCCTCCTCGCTGCCTTTCTAAGTGAGTCCACATTCGGGTCAATCGAGGAAGTAGGTATTGGTAACGCGCTAACTCTACCTGAGTTTTGGCCTGTGCCGTTTGAGCACGGAATTGGAAAATATCCAGAATCATTAAGCTCCGGTCGTAGATCTTAACCTTGAGCTCTTTTTCAATATTGCGCAATTGACTGGGAGACAAGTCATCGTCAAAAATCGCAACATCAATGTCGTTTTCCTTGATGTATTCTTTGATGTCGAGCAATTTTCCTCGACCCACAAAGGTTCGGATATCTGGGGTGTCTAACCGTTGGGTAAAACGTTTAACAGAATCAATACCCGCTGTTTTTGCCAGAAATTCCAGCTCATCCAGGTATTCGGTCAGCTCTTCGTCACTTTGTCCTTGCTGGCCAAGGCCAATGAGGACTGCTCTTTCTGCTGTTCCTTTCGTTTCGATCAATAGTCAGGATATTAAGGCATGAGTTTGTCCCATGGCACTCTTGAAAGAATCAAGGCGAAACCAATCAGGTAGAACAAGCTCATCATTTTGAATTTGTTTTTGGAAGTTTCTGCTCTTTTGGCTTTGGAATATCCCATGGTAATAACCACAGCGGCCAAAATCATCATCACCGGGTGCTCCACCGTTACAAAGCGTAGCGCAGCCATTCCTTCACCCATAGAGGCTCCAATTCTCGAAAAATGACCGAGAACAGCGTACAAAACAATACCCAACAGCAGTTGAATATGTACAGCAATCATTGAAAATAAAGCCAGTTTTCGATCCCCAGAGGTGTATTCTTTGTTGTTGAGAAAACCGAAAAGGGATTTCAACAATGCCACAAAGACCAAAATAAGGACCAAATAAGCAACGGTGCGGTGTAAGTGTAAAAAGCCAACTTCCATATTCCTATATTTAGGCTGCAAATGTAGCAAAGAGCAAATGATTTGGACTCAGATATTCCGTAATTCCCTCTACCTGATTGGGATCTTTCTTTTAATAGCCTGTCAAAAAGAGGATGAGGAACTGTTTACCTTACAATATCAAGTGCTGCAAACGGGAGGAAATCGAGCTACCTTTTCTTTGAATTACCTCGATCCATCCAATGCCACAGTGTCCACAGGAATTCTTGGACCTTCGAGTTGGGAATCCACAGAATATAAAAATGTAAAGGCTGGAATTCCGATTCGAATGGAACTCAAGGTAGAATCAGGAAGCCCAAAATTGAGGATGACTGTACTAAAAAATGGCTCTTTGGTGGCCGAGCAGGTCGTATCATCTGATAATTCTCAGAACCTTATATCCGTTAGATTGTAACGTTTTTCGATGGTTTACGTATGAATTAGCAAAATTTTAGGTAAATCAAAGGAAAATTACCAGTACTTTTGCAGCCCGAAAAGTGCTAATAGACAAACTATTTGCATTTTAGGACAATTATTGTAATTTAACTGGTTGTTTAAAGTTCAGTTTTTTATTCGCCTATGAGACAGCTCAAAATCTCCAAACAGCTTACCAATCGTGATTCCAAATCCATTGACAAATACCTAAGCGATGTTTCCAAAGAGGAAATGATCACCGCTGAGGAAGAAGTGGAACTGGCAAAACGGATTAAGCAAGGTGATGAGAGAGCTCTTAACAAATTGGTTAACGCCAACTTGAGGTTCGTTATTTCTGTTGCCAAGCAATACCAAGGTCATGGTTTGACATTAGAAGATTTGATTGCAGAAGGTAATATTGGTCTAATTACAGCGGCCAAACGATTTGACGAAACGAAAGGGTTTAAGTTCATCTCTTACGCAGTTTGGTGGATACGTCAGAGTATTATGCAGGCCATTGCAGAAAACTCACGAGTGGTACGGCTACCACTTAACAAAGTTTCTGCTATACAAAAGGTGGCAACTGCTTATTCCAAATTAGAGCAGGAATTCGAGCGGGCTCCGTCCCACGAAGAAATTTCCGAGCTCCTGGAAACCAATGCCGAAAGTGTCGGAGACCTGGTGACTTACTCACAAAAACAGGTTTCAGTAGACGCACCCCTTATTGACGGTGAAGAGAATTCACTGTTGAATGTATTGTCTAACAATAATTCCAAAAACCCAGCAGATGAAATGATGCGCGAATCTTTGTGCAAAGACATCGAACGGGTATTGGTTTCTTTGAAGCCAAGAGAAGCGGAAGTGATTCGTTTGTCCTTCGGGCTCGGCGGCCGCACTCCGATGACTTTGGAAGAAATTGCTAACAGTCTGGGATTGACCAGAGAGAGAATTCGTCAGATTCGCGAAAAAGCCCTTAGAGGTCTTCGCAAAAAGACAAATTCAAATTTCCTGAAACACTATCTGTAAATAGCATCAGGTATTAGATATAAAGAGACCTCTTCGCTTTGCGAAGGGGTTTTTTTTATGCCCTATTCGATCGTAATCAAGGGGGAAATAAAAAGGAGAAAGGGAGGACTATTTCTTTAATATCCAGGCGTCACCAAAACCTGCAGACCGGATTCGATCGAGATCTCCTTTAGCCTCATTCAAAGTAGTGTATTGTTCTATACCTACACGGTACAACCCTTTGTGCTGATCAATGATAACCGCGCCAAATCCTTGCTGTTGCAAACGTGCGACCAATCGAGTGGCGTTATCCCGCTCACGGAAACATCCTCCAATGGCGTAGTAACCTTGGTAGCTTGTAGGCGGAAGTAACGACTTAACCCGAAGCGAATCCGGGCGAAGGGCCAGCTCTCTTACTTTAATGGTAATGAGTTCGGTAGGATCGAAATAGGGGTCGTTGCGGTCAAAAAAGGAGGTTTTTACATAATCCTTTCCAGACAATACCCATTTTTCAAATGCATCGGGCCGAGCGATGTCATCGGCGTCAACTACTTCTGGTAATCCTGTTCTTGCTGTATACATAGCGCAAACCTGAGGGCTAAAAGGATTAAGTTCCGAAAGTTGGAAATTTTTGTCCTTAAATACCATAGAGCCTGTTGGGAGCCAGATTAAATAGAAAAGCAAAGGAACGCAGGCCACAACGACAGCCGCTGTTTTCCAGTTTTTGAG is a window encoding:
- a CDS encoding anhydro-N-acetylmuramic acid kinase, whose protein sequence is MSQLMPTSSKSKIVLGMMSGTSLDGLDLALVQIDNDPSKSSFQLLSCQTIPYPEYWLTQLRQMEQYNGEKLWQYHKEFGRYLGQQAQAFLGNRSVDLIASHGHTLFHRPDLGYTFQAGCGQEIARITGMQTVADFRSKDVSLGGQGAPLVPIGDRDLFSSYEACLNLGGFANIGFSRKGQRLAFDICPANYVLNHYARKLGLPYDKSGEIARRHSVNEALLDQLESLPYYTSAPPKSLGREWVEKWIFPLIDSFDLKPEEAIATMTQHIFRQLKRVAEAYELDSILVTGGGAYNSYLLELLNQSSPGKWTLPEAQIIEFKEAIIFAYLGWLRLHNQANCLSDVTGAKRDNSGGVIFDP
- a CDS encoding acyl-CoA dehydrogenase produces the protein MDFQLTEEQLAVREAARDFTQNVLAPGVIERDEKMEFPAEQIRQLGELGFLGMMVDPQYGGGGMDALSYAIAMEEFSKMDASSSVCVSVCNSLVNYGLEQYGTEEQKQKYLAPIARGEKIGAFCLSEPEAGSDATSQRTTAIDMGDYYLLNGTKNWITNGNSASTYLVIAQTDADKGHHGINAFIVEKGMEGFVVGAKENKMGIRASDTHTLLFNDVKVPKENRIGEDGFGFKFAMKTLEGGRIGIAAQALGIAQGAFELATAYAKERKAFGKEIGKHQAIQFKLADMATSIEAARLLVYRAAWMKDQGLPYGHASAMAKLFASQVAMEVTVEAVQVHGGYGYVKEYHVERLMRDAKITQIYEGTSEVQKIVVGRGVLKD
- the hflX gene encoding GTPase HflX — encoded protein: MIETKGTAERAVLIGLGQQGQSDEELTEYLDELEFLAKTAGIDSVKRFTQRLDTPDIRTFVGRGKLLDIKEYIKENDIDVAIFDDDLSPSQLRNIEKELKVKIYDRSLMILDIFQFRAQTAQAKTQVELARYQYLLPRLTRMWTHLERQRGGTSTRGGSGEKEIETDRRIIRKKITLLEEKLKAIDKQNAVQRKNRQKMARVSLIGYTNVGKSTIMNRLSKSNVLAENKLFATLDTTVRKVVIENLPFLLSDTVGFIRKLPHQLVESFKSTLDEARESDILIHVVDISHPRFEDHIRVVNQTLTELGAENKPTLLLFNKIDQYRQMEDGEFDYTANTKQNVALSELKRTWMARENVHAVFISAKEKKNWDEFRKILYREVQKVYEEKYPYQHYLY
- a CDS encoding RNA polymerase sigma factor RpoD/SigA; translated protein: MRQLKISKQLTNRDSKSIDKYLSDVSKEEMITAEEEVELAKRIKQGDERALNKLVNANLRFVISVAKQYQGHGLTLEDLIAEGNIGLITAAKRFDETKGFKFISYAVWWIRQSIMQAIAENSRVVRLPLNKVSAIQKVATAYSKLEQEFERAPSHEEISELLETNAESVGDLVTYSQKQVSVDAPLIDGEENSLLNVLSNNNSKNPADEMMRESLCKDIERVLVSLKPREAEVIRLSFGLGGRTPMTLEEIANSLGLTRERIRQIREKALRGLRKKTNSNFLKHYL
- a CDS encoding SPOR domain-containing protein, whose product is MEGIFRHIEQLLFSHDCVIVPGFGGFVGNPHSARLDRLRSRILPPYKEIGFNSRLTKSDGLLAHTIAEEQQIPFAEAQKQLNAFVQDIRQELRSKGKIVFPKIGTFYYDHNRSLRFKPLNTVNFAPGLFGLEPVQLIPLAKPVETPVVELAAEAKEEPKESTPIIDIREYRKRLKNWKTAAVVVACVPLLFYLIWLPTGSMVFKDKNFQLSELNPFSPQVCAMYTARTGLPEVVDADDIARPDAFEKWVLSGKDYVKTSFFDRNDPYFDPTELITIKVRELALRPDSLRVKSLLPPTSYQGYYAIGGCFRERDNATRLVARLQQQGFGAVIIDQHKGLYRVGIEQYTTLNEAKGDLDRIRSAGFGDAWILKK